CGGTTCCCGCCGTGACTGTTCCGAGCGGCGAAACTGCAGAGACGATTCCTGCTGGTAGTTCCTCCCTCAACGATTCGTCAGCTCGGGACCGCTCACTCGAAGCCGGTTTAGAATTAGAACAGGCCGAGCAATGGGGCGACGCGATCGACCACTACGATGCCGCGACACGAGCATTTCCCGATGATCGGATCCTGTATCAGCGATTACTGATTAGCCGCCTGCATTTCGATGTCATTCGACGTTATGACGATCGCACGTACCTGCAAAGCGTGCGTGAAATGTCGACGTCGCAGACGTTGGATCTTTACAGTGAAATCCTTGCAAACCTACAGACGCACTATGTTGACACGATCGAGTGGTCCCGCGTGCTCTTGCACGGGACGGCTGCCCTGGAGGTGGCGTTGACTGAGCCTGCATTCGTCGATCGAGTCGTCGATCCAGATCGCCGTGACCGCATCGAAGCGTTTCGACAAGCGATTCATCACCGCATCGCTGACCGATCCACACAGAGCCGTTTCGATTTGCGAGCAACCGTGAATTTGGTCGCGACCATGGCTCATGAGGAACTCGGCATCTCCGGGACTGCGACCGCGCTGGAGTACGTCAGTGGAGCAGTTTCGACGCTTGACACGTTCACTCGTTTACTTTCGCCAGGTCAGCTCGATGAGATGTTTTCTACCATCGAGGGTAACTTCGTCGGTTTGGGTGTCGAACTGAAGGCGGGGGAGGACTCTCTTTTGATTCTCTCGGTCATCCCAGGTGGCCCCGCTGCTGAAGCTGGAATTATCCCCGGCGACCGTATCTTGGCGGTCGGCGGAAACCGCACTGACGAACAGGAACCAAACTATGTCGCTGATTTGTTGCGAGGTCCTGAAGGCACCGCAGCGGCGTTAACGATTCTCTCCGCTGATCAAACCGAACGCCAACTCTCTGTCACCCGGCGACGGGTGGATGTTCCCTGTGTGGAGAATGTTCACATTGTCGATTCAGCCCGCCACATCGGCTATTTCCGGTTGACTAATTTTCAAAAATCCACCCCTCGCGAAGTCGAGCAAGCGTTGTGGACGCTGCACCGCTCCGGCATGCGATCGCTGATCATGGACCTCCGTGACAACCCCGGCGGTCTGTTGTCGGCGGCCGTGGAAGTGGCCGATCGCTTTCTCAGTGACGGACGCATCGTGACGACGCGGGGCCGCAATGCTCGTGAGAATTTCGACTATGCCGCCCACCGGCCGAATACTTGGGACGTACCCATGGCAGTGCTGATTGATCGCAACAGTGCGAGTGCCAGTGAGATTTTCTCAGGTGCGATTCACGACAGTGAGCGGGGCGCCGTGATCGGTGAAACCAGCTACGGCAAGGGAAGCGTGCAAGGGATCTTTCGAATGCAATCAGGGAAATTTGGTCTCTGCTTAACGACGGCAAAGTTCTACTCGCCCAGCGGCAAAGCGATCAGTCGCAATGGGGTGGAGCCCAACGTCGTCGTACCGCCGACCTACATCGCGGCCCGCCCTGACAAAGATGGCCGTGTTACGACCGAACTCGATGATGCCGTGCTGCAAAAGGCCATCGAGTACCTCGGTGGGGGCGGCCGCTGATCCGTTTAACTCGTCGCAATCGATAAAACCTGCCAAATTCACTCAACCCTCCCAACCCGAACGCCCGATACCACCATCGGGCGTTCGTTTTGCGCGAACGGCTCGCTTGGTATGTCCTTGCTAAACGGACCTTGGTTGAATGAATGTTGCGATGAACTCACAATCCCGTCGAATGAACGCTGGCCCTACGGCCGGGGCGCTGCTCGCAATCGCTCTGTCGAGCAGCCTTGCGATGCCAGTATCAGTAACGGCCCAGGTACGGACCAAGCTACCTGACCGCGCAACCTACAATCCTGCCGGACCTTCAACGCCTCCGTCACAGCCCATGGGCGCATCCGACGAGGCTCAAGTGGCGGGCGTCACGGACGAATCCATCGCCGCATCCTTGCGGCAGTCACCGCTGCGGGAAGCCGATGGCAAGATCGAGCCAGTCAATCTTCGTCCGCTGCCTTCTATGGTTCCGCGGGGCAAAGCACGCGTTCTCGCTCTGGCCGACGACCGCGGCAGCGACCCGCCAGCGGAGCCTCCTCAATCGGCTACGTTACGACCAGCTTCGTATGTTCAGCCCCGGAAAGTGCAGTCCAGCTCAAATCAGATTCAGACGCCAGCCCAGCGGCGGGTAGTCGGCTACGACTCACAGCAACACATCCGTCGTACCGCGAGTCCTGGACCACAAACACTGATTCAACACGGTCAGTCCGAAGAATGGATTGAAGGCGGGGTCATTGGATCTGGATCGACCCAGTGGGCCCATGACGGCAATATGGGACCGATCCGGATGGGAAATTACAGTGGATGCAACGCCTGCGACGGCGGCGGCTGTAATAGCTGTGATAGTTGGGGTGGTGATTGCAACAGTTGCGATGGACTCGGCTGCGACGGATGCGGTCAATGCCGTGACTTCAGTAACGCGTCGTTGTCCTTTGATCCCTGTCGCTGGTTTGGCTCCATCGAACTGCTGCTGCTCTTTCGCGAGGGCGATTCCATCCCGGCGCTGGTCACGACGAGCCCGACGGGAACGACTGCTGATACGGCGGGCCAACTTCCTGGTGCCACAATTCTCGCCGGTGGCGAACAAGCGTTCAAAGATCTCACCGCTGGCGGACGACTGACCATCGGTACCTGGCTGGATGATCAACGCAATCGTAGCCTCGTGTTCCGGGGTTGGACTGCGACAGAGGCAGACTTGTCATTTTCCGCTCGGGAGGGCATTAACGCAGGACCGATTCTGGCGATTCCAACCACCAATGCCGGTGCGGCTGACGCAGTCCTGATCGCATATCCCAACTCCAACGAAAATTTTGGCCGGTTCGGTAGTGTTAATCTTAGCGCCGACAGCAATGTCTACGGCGGTGATATCTCGGTGCGTCAATTCCTGACGGGCGGGTTGGGCACGACTTTCGATGTGCTCTACGGCTACCAATACATGGGCCTCGACGAAAACCTGCAACTCTCCACGTCCAGTACCAAGACGCAAGATCAATTCCCCGACCAGGTCGGTAACAACCTGAGCACGTTTGATCAGTTTGAAGCGAGCAATCAATTTCACGGGGGCCAGTTCGGATTCGCCGGAGCCTATCGTGAGGGATGCTGGAGTTTCGACTGGCTGGGCAAGGTCGGGTTTGGACAGATCAAGCGTCAAGCTGAGCGGCACGGACGATCCGTAATCACCACCGACACGCCGCCACCGGCGGTCAACGATACCGGATTGTTAGTCAGTGACGCCAATACGGGATCGTACTCATCGAGTACCTTCGGGTGGGCACCGGAGTTTGATCTCTCAGTCGGCTGGCACAAGTATCCGCGATTCGACGTGACGTTCGGCTATAACATTATCGCGATGACCGATGCGGTGCGTCTGTCTGGGATCATGGATCCGACCAACACGCTGGACACTCCCCGATCGAGCGTCAACTACGGGACATTCATGGTCCAGGGAATCCACTTCGGTATCCGGCACGTCTGGTAGGCGGGAAGCGATGTCGCTTCTCGTTGCAGGGCTTTCAAAATCTATCCTGACGCTGCGGAGATCGTGCTTCCGTGGAGCACGCCGATCAGCCTGCCTACCAGGCCGGTGGTAGTCGAAATCCGTCACTGCCAAGATTGATAATCGACTCAACGTCGAGCGTGCCGTAGCGTGAGTACCCCGTGTGTACGATCAGATTCGGCAGAATGATGGCATCCCCCTCGTGATGAGTGTGGCCACACAGAACAGTGAAGAATCGATCGGGATTTTCATCAGCAGCTTGCCGCAACGCTGCTCCGACGTGCCCACAGACGAAGAATGGAGCCCAGTTATCATCGGTGATGTGCCCCTCGTACCAACACGCCTCACGAAAGGGAGGTACATGAGTCGCGATCAGCACATGCCGCACCTCGGCCGGCAGCGCTACCAATTTCTGCTGCAGCCGCTTACTACTATCGAGGCCCTCGCGCTGTAAAATCGTCCGCCAGGTTTCCGGTGCATCAGCACGGAAATCTTGGATCAGTTCAAAGTCACTGAGCCGAACTGTGGAATTGAGATAGTCGCCCTCACTGGCGTCCCCCCAGCCGTCGTCGCCCAGCAGGACAGAGTCGGCCGTGAGGAACACTGGGCCGCTATCGGTGAGGTAGTGCAGATGGTCGTAATCACGGGCTAGGTCAATCATGAGGCGACGCGTCTCTGCGATTGACTTACCGTAGAAGTCATGATTGCCCAGGACAAAGTAGATCGGGCGATCAAACGTCTCCACCAGACACCGAAGTTGATAAGCGACATCATCGCCTTCCGAAATATCTCCTGTCGTCACCAGCGCGTGCGGTGCAAAGGCAATTAAATCATCCGCCCAACGACGCCACGTCTCCAGTTTCGCATGGTCAAAATGCGGATCGGTGATCCACGCTAATCGCATCGACAGGTCCGTCCCGACACCGTCGGCGGCAGTGGGATTGATGCGACGAAGCAATGGAGAGCGTTCAGCGAGATGAGTTACGGGTTCGGACAACAGGCACTGGAAATCAGGGGCCAGGGTCGCGTGGTGACTCCTGAACCCCCATTTCGTCAGAGCCTTGATTATGCCATGGCGACGAGACCGGCGGCCTCGGCGAGTTCTTCGGCCTTATCTGTCTTTTCCCAAGTGAACGCGTCGCCTTCACGACCAAAATGGCCGCCCGACGTCGTCGCTGTAAAGACAGGGCGACGAAGTTGCAGGTGATCGATAATCTGGCCAGGCTTCAACTGGAAGTGTTTGCGGACGAGTTCGCACAACTTCGCATCGGCAATCTTGCCGGTACCCTCGGTGTCCACGTGCACGCTCACGGGGTCGGTAACGCCAATCGCGTACGCCAATTGAACTTCGCATCGCTCTGCTAAACCCGAGGCGACGATGTTCTTAGCGATGTAGCGGGCCATGTAAGCAGCACTCCGGTCAACCTTGGTGGAGTCCTTGCCGCTGAACGCACCGCCACCGTGACGTCCCCATCCACCGTACGTGTCCACGATGATTTTGCGACCCGTCAATCCACAATCACCATGCGGGCCGCCAATTTCGAACTTGCCCGTGGGGTTGATGTGATACTTGATGTCGCCCTTGTCGAGTTCCGCTGGAATCGATGGCTTGATCACATTTTCGATGATGAATTTTCGAATTTCTTCGTTGCTGACGCCTGGTGAGTGCTGAGCACTGACGACGACGGTATCGATGCGTACCGGCGTGTTGCCCTCGTACTCCACCGTCACTTGACTCTTATTGTCCGGTCGCAACCAATCCACTTCTTTATTGAAGCGCGCTTCGGTGATGCGGTTAATGATGCGATGCGAAAGGGCGATCGGCAGTGGCATCAACTCGGGGGTGTCGCCACAGGCGTATCCGAACATCAGCCCTTGGTCGCCCGCACCGATTTCCTTGCCAGTCTCGTTGGAGTTCACCCCTTGGGCAATATCGGGGCTCTGCGCATCCAAGCGAACCTGAACTTCGCAGTTCGCGCCATCGATACCTGTGTCCGCGTTGTTGTATCCGACCGCGAGGATGGTATCGCGAACGATCTTTTCGTAGTCCACATCAGCCTTGCTGGTGATTTCACCAGCGACCACTGCCAAGTTCGTGTTGACGAGCGTTTCGCAGGCAACGCGGCTGTGCGGATCTTGAGCGAGCAACGCGTCCAAGATACTGTCGGAAATACGGTCAGCCAGCTTATCGGGATGCCCCATGCTGACCGATTCGCTGGTGAAAAGATAACGACCTGACTGATTACTCACTACTGAAAACTCCGCGGATTCGGTCCCATGCGGTATCGTGCGTCTCACGATTTTAAACCGCTGGCGACCAGAAGGGTCTGGACAGGGGCCTCTCCGATTCGCACGCTCCCAAACAAATTGAGAAAAATCGTTGCGTCGCCAGACCCCCTAGCAGCCACTACCATAATCTTCCGCCGCAATCCTGAAAACCATCGAATTTGCCCGTTCGCACGATTATTGCAATGGCTTAAGGTACGCTGTTAGCCATTCGAAACGGTGCCGCGAAGGCGACGTTTATTGGCTTCGATACGATCCCAGCACGAGAGACCACTCATGAATTCAGTCATTTTCAAACGGCTCATCTTCGTTATTTCGCTCCAGATGCTGACCTGGACGAGCAGCTTAGTGGGCGAAGAACTGCTCTTTCCTAATTCGGATTTTGAGTCTGGAACGCTGCAAGGGTGGACCGCTCAGGGCGATGCTTTCACGAACCAGCCCACCGAGGGGGACAATCCCCAAGCTCGAAACCGCGAGTCCAGTCTGCATCAAGGCAAGTACTGGATCGGCACCTACGAGCGATTCGATGGGAAATCGGGGGCCGCCGGCCAGATCCGCGGTGATGCTGCCACCGGGACGCTCACGTCGCAGGAGTTCACGATCGCCCGCCCCTACATCACGTTCAAAATCGGCGCTGGAAATCTTCCTGGGGAAACGGGTGTGAATTTGATTGTCGGTGACCAGACGATCGAACTTGCGACGGGTATCGATTCAGAATCCATGATCACGATCAGCAAAGACGTCTCTGAATTTATTGGCAAACCCGCGCGACTGGTCGTCTTCGATCGTGCCACGGGGGGGTGGGGACATATCAACGTCGACAACTTCACTGCGACTGATAACCCGGTGGTCGACGAACGGAGCAAGTTCGCGCTGACACCCGGCATCTCACCGGAAGCCTATCCGGACACAGGCTACGATCAACTCCGGCGACCCCAATTCCACTTTAGCTCGCGACGCAATTGGCTCAACGACCCCAACGGCATGGTTTACGACGGCGGGAAATACCACCTTTTCTTCCAACACAATCCGCATGGAACCTCGTGGGGTAACATGACCTGGGGCCACGCCACCGCCCCGGACATGTTGCACTGGACGCAGCACGACCACTCCCTGCTGCCCTACTCGGTGGACGCTCAGGCGGGAACGATCTTTTCCGGTACCATCGTGACGGACGACAATAATTCACTAGGGAAACAAGTTGGTGATCCCAAAACCCTCGTCGCCTTCTTCACCTTTGCGACCAAGCCAAAGTTCTACCAAGCGATGGCGTACAGCACCGACCTCGGCGAGTCTTGGACGTACTGGAACGAGGGTCGCGCCGTCGTGCCGAATCAAGGATTTGACAATGGAGAACGCGACCCCAAAGTTTTCTGGCATGCGGCAAGCCAGCAGTGGGTGATGGCATTATGGGTACAACGCGATCCCGGACGAATCCGCTTTTTCACATCGGACAACCTCACCGATTGGAAGTTCGCCTCCGACCTCATGCGGGATTGGGCATTTGAGTGCATGGACGTGGTCTTCCTGCCGGTCGACGGTGATGAAAACAACATGAAATGTGTGATTTATGACGCCAGTTTTGACTACGAAATTGGCTCCTTCGATGGAGAGCAATTCACCACCGAGTCAGGGCCGTTCCAGGCTGGCGGTGGAAATTTCTACGCAGCACAGACGTTTTACAATCAACCGCAAGGGCGAGCGATCCAGATTGGCTGGATGCGAGGAGGCCCCAATGCGGCGGACCTCTACGACGTTCCCTTCAACCAACAGATGTCGTTTCCCTGTGAGCTATCCCTCCGCGATACTGATCAGGGCATGAGATTGTTCTATCAACCAATCGAAGAAATTCAAACGCTCGTCGAGTCAACACACGATAAATCCGATGTCGATCTACCCGCAGGCGAAAACCTCATCGCTGATTTGGCACCACTGGACCTCATCGACATGACAGTCGAGTTCGATCCGGGAACGGCAACGTCGCTGGTGTTTGACCTGCCCGGCGTTCAGGTGACCTACGACTCAGCGACGGGAACATCCACCTATACGGGCGTCGATAATGAGGGCAACAGTCAAATTCACACACTGCTACCCGATTTGAAGCCTCGTGACGGCAGGGTGCGATTGCGATTCCTGGTTGATCGAATCTCATTGGAAGCTTACGCATTCGATGGCGAGGATTTCCGCGCCGTGTACACGTCCCCCAACACGGCGCCGAAAACCAATTCGATTCATGCCGTTGGAGGGACCGCTCGTATCCACGTCTTGAAAATCAATCGACTCAACTCGATTTGGAAGTAAATGGCTCAGAGGCGGGCTGGATTGAAAGGCGTGGACGGCACTCTTCCGGACGCGTGTTTCCGTAACTCCGCTCGCATCCGATCAATTACGCGTCGAGAATTTGCGTCCGGATCCACGGCTAGATTGTTGAACTCGCCGGGATCGGTGTGGTGATCGTAGAGTTCGACACCGTGTTCGCCTTCGCCCCACTCGGTGAAACGATAGCGGTCGGTGCGAATACTGCACCCCATCACGGGCTTTGCCAGCCGATCATCGGCTGGTCGTAAGACTTGAGTTACCGCAAATCCGCTCCAATCACATTCGGGATCGCTCAGGAGGGGGCGCAGACTTCTGCCGGCGAGATGTTCCGGTGCTGCGATGCCTGCGAGATCGGTAAGTGTAGGATAGATGTCGACGAATTCTACGATGCGGCGACAGGGACCGGTGGCCCAGAATGTATCGGTCGACCCCTCCGCTGCACGGATAATCAAAGGGGCCCGCGCCCCTTGCTCGAACAAGGTCCGTTTCTGCCAGATACCGTCATGCTCGCCCAAGTGATACCCATGGTCGCTCCAAAATACCACGATCGTGTTGTTGGCGATGTCCAGATCGTCGAGCGCATCGAGCAGTCTGCCCACTTGCGCATCAACGAACGAAACGCATGCGTAATATGCTTGGGTCGCCTGCAGTAATGTTGGCTCATCCAACCCGTAGTTGGGGATGGGGCAGTTGTGTGCGAATGCAGCGGCAGGAATGTCGTCACGATCGTCCGCAGGCGAGAATGGCAGTCGCATTTCCTCGATGGGGTACATGTCAAAGTACTTCTTCGGGGCGACATACGGCGTGTGAGGACGAAAGAAACCAACCCCCAGAAAGAACGGTTCGTGTTTCTGTTCACGCATGATTTCAATCGCGTTGGTTGCGACCATGCCGTCGGTTTGTTCTTCGTCGGTTCCGTTGGCAGCTAACCAACTCAGTGCCCCACTGATGGCGCGATGCGGCTCGGCATTGAAGATCAATGTTTCGTCGTCTTTATCGCGACCTTTCGGGTTGACCGTTCGGTTCCACGATGGAGGATCGTCAAACCCATCGGTGCCAATGGCCGCGGGCACGTTATAGTGATAGATCTTACCAACGCGAGCAGAGAAGTAGCCCGCCTGCTGAAACGCCTGTGGAAGGGTTACCGCATCAGGTACTTCATCGCGAAAATGACGATCCAAGTCATAGACGTTGATGGTGTCAGGACGCAGGCCCGTCATCACCGAAGCCCGCGTGGGATTGCACAGCGGCAATTGGTTATAAGCACGCTGGAACGAAACACCGCTGGCCGCGAGCCGATCAATGTTCGGTGTTCGGGCGAGAACATCGCCATAGCACCCCAGCGTGCAGGCTAAATCATCGACCGCGATGAAAAGCACATTCGGTTTAGAATTTGCGTCTGTCGGCGAGCCGGCCAACAGCGCCGGGGGCGAGAGCAAGATCGCAAGCAGAACGACTCGCAAGTTCGAAACGATACGGCCTGCGGTCACTATCGAGCTCATGGTCATGTTCGCCATAGAAAGAGGTTCATTGGTGAGTTCACTCAGCCCAATAGTCCACGACCACAACCTTCTCCAAGTGCGGCTTCAGGGTTTTTCCGAACGCTTTGTGAGCTGGGTGAGGCAGGTACTCCGCTCGCCCCGCCTCATCGGCAAACGTCAATAAGAAGCAATGTGTCAGACCGTCATTAAGACCTTCAGGGCTGTTGTTCAGGCCATGCTCGAACGCCACGATCGAAGGGATTTCGCTCGGTAGTTTTTTGAATGCGTCGACGACGCCTTGGACGTCCGCTTCGCTACTGGAGTCCTTGAAGCCAAACATCACCATGTGACGCAGTTGTTTGGCGGCGGGTTTGGCTTCGGAGCCAGTTGCGGTGATTTGCATGGTAGCGACTGCGAGTAGACCGAGGGCGAGTAGGGTAAAGAGAGTTGACTTCATGATCGATTCGTCTCACGGAAGGAGGTGCAGTTAGAAGGTGGGAAGCGGCCTACATCATAGTCAACTCCACGTCGGCGAGCGCCCCCAGAGTCAGGCCGTCGTCCCGCTTGATCGCGGCTGCCTCGCCATTCCTGGCACGCCTCAACATCACACCCTGACCGGGATGACGCCAACAGAGCACGCCGACGCGTCGGTCTGCACATCAAACACAGTCTTCCAAAAAAGCACCGTGCGTCCTTTTTTTCGCTTGACGGGCCTGCCGACCGAGCGTACTATCATGGCGGTACACCCGAACGCTAGAAAGGTGGCGGTTAATCATGTTTTTCACGGTCGAGCCCTCCAACGGTGTCGCGATTTATTCGCAGATCGTTCGTCAGATTAAATTTGCGATTGCCGAGCAGACGCTGCGCCCGGGCCAGTTGTTGCCGAGCGTCCGGCAGTTGGCGACGCAGCTGGCGGTCAATCCCAACACGGTCGCCCGCGCCTATCTCGAATTGCAGTCCGACGGGATTACGGAAACGCTCCGCGGTCGCGGAGTTGTTGTCTGCAAGGGTGCGTTGGACCGCTGCCGGAAACAACGCAAATCCATCATTGCCGCCCGCGTGGAGAGTGTGCTGACCGAAGCGCTGCACGGCGGGCTGACTGCAGATGAAATCCGCAGCATCGTTGAGCAGCAGCTCGGATCGCTCGAGGGTAGCGTGGCTAAGATCTCGTCACCGCCCGACTAAGCCGATTCGGCGTTTCAGCAACCTTCCCATATCTCATTCGCTCATCACCGCCCCGAGGCCCCAGCCATGACATCAGTGATCACCGCCCAGAGTTTGACGATGCGTTTTCGCGGTTGCGATGCGCTTCGCGGAGTCGATTTTGCAATCGAACCGGGAAGTGTTTTCGCGCTGCTGGGAGAGAATGGAGCTGGGAAAACAACCATGATTCGCATCATGACGGGGTTTCAGAAGCCGACTTCGGGCGAGTGCACGGTGTGCGGAATCGATCCCACACGCCATCCCCTCGAAGTTCGCCGGCGCGTCGGGTATGTCTCCGATGCCC
The window above is part of the Allorhodopirellula heiligendammensis genome. Proteins encoded here:
- a CDS encoding Dabb family protein codes for the protein MKSTLFTLLALGLLAVATMQITATGSEAKPAAKQLRHMVMFGFKDSSSEADVQGVVDAFKKLPSEIPSIVAFEHGLNNSPEGLNDGLTHCFLLTFADEAGRAEYLPHPAHKAFGKTLKPHLEKVVVVDYWAE
- a CDS encoding metallophosphoesterase family protein gives rise to the protein MSEPVTHLAERSPLLRRINPTAADGVGTDLSMRLAWITDPHFDHAKLETWRRWADDLIAFAPHALVTTGDISEGDDVAYQLRCLVETFDRPIYFVLGNHDFYGKSIAETRRLMIDLARDYDHLHYLTDSGPVFLTADSVLLGDDGWGDASEGDYLNSTVRLSDFELIQDFRADAPETWRTILQREGLDSSKRLQQKLVALPAEVRHVLIATHVPPFREACWYEGHITDDNWAPFFVCGHVGAALRQAADENPDRFFTVLCGHTHHEGDAIILPNLIVHTGYSRYGTLDVESIINLGSDGFRLPPAW
- a CDS encoding GntR family transcriptional regulator, translating into MFFTVEPSNGVAIYSQIVRQIKFAIAEQTLRPGQLLPSVRQLATQLAVNPNTVARAYLELQSDGITETLRGRGVVVCKGALDRCRKQRKSIIAARVESVLTEALHGGLTADEIRSIVEQQLGSLEGSVAKISSPPD
- the metK gene encoding methionine adenosyltransferase yields the protein MSNQSGRYLFTSESVSMGHPDKLADRISDSILDALLAQDPHSRVACETLVNTNLAVVAGEITSKADVDYEKIVRDTILAVGYNNADTGIDGANCEVQVRLDAQSPDIAQGVNSNETGKEIGAGDQGLMFGYACGDTPELMPLPIALSHRIINRITEARFNKEVDWLRPDNKSQVTVEYEGNTPVRIDTVVVSAQHSPGVSNEEIRKFIIENVIKPSIPAELDKGDIKYHINPTGKFEIGGPHGDCGLTGRKIIVDTYGGWGRHGGGAFSGKDSTKVDRSAAYMARYIAKNIVASGLAERCEVQLAYAIGVTDPVSVHVDTEGTGKIADAKLCELVRKHFQLKPGQIIDHLQLRRPVFTATTSGGHFGREGDAFTWEKTDKAEELAEAAGLVAMA
- a CDS encoding glycoside hydrolase family 32 protein, which gives rise to MNSVIFKRLIFVISLQMLTWTSSLVGEELLFPNSDFESGTLQGWTAQGDAFTNQPTEGDNPQARNRESSLHQGKYWIGTYERFDGKSGAAGQIRGDAATGTLTSQEFTIARPYITFKIGAGNLPGETGVNLIVGDQTIELATGIDSESMITISKDVSEFIGKPARLVVFDRATGGWGHINVDNFTATDNPVVDERSKFALTPGISPEAYPDTGYDQLRRPQFHFSSRRNWLNDPNGMVYDGGKYHLFFQHNPHGTSWGNMTWGHATAPDMLHWTQHDHSLLPYSVDAQAGTIFSGTIVTDDNNSLGKQVGDPKTLVAFFTFATKPKFYQAMAYSTDLGESWTYWNEGRAVVPNQGFDNGERDPKVFWHAASQQWVMALWVQRDPGRIRFFTSDNLTDWKFASDLMRDWAFECMDVVFLPVDGDENNMKCVIYDASFDYEIGSFDGEQFTTESGPFQAGGGNFYAAQTFYNQPQGRAIQIGWMRGGPNAADLYDVPFNQQMSFPCELSLRDTDQGMRLFYQPIEEIQTLVESTHDKSDVDLPAGENLIADLAPLDLIDMTVEFDPGTATSLVFDLPGVQVTYDSATGTSTYTGVDNEGNSQIHTLLPDLKPRDGRVRLRFLVDRISLEAYAFDGEDFRAVYTSPNTAPKTNSIHAVGGTARIHVLKINRLNSIWK
- a CDS encoding sulfatase, which produces MSSIVTAGRIVSNLRVVLLAILLSPPALLAGSPTDANSKPNVLFIAVDDLACTLGCYGDVLARTPNIDRLAASGVSFQRAYNQLPLCNPTRASVMTGLRPDTINVYDLDRHFRDEVPDAVTLPQAFQQAGYFSARVGKIYHYNVPAAIGTDGFDDPPSWNRTVNPKGRDKDDETLIFNAEPHRAISGALSWLAANGTDEEQTDGMVATNAIEIMREQKHEPFFLGVGFFRPHTPYVAPKKYFDMYPIEEMRLPFSPADDRDDIPAAAFAHNCPIPNYGLDEPTLLQATQAYYACVSFVDAQVGRLLDALDDLDIANNTIVVFWSDHGYHLGEHDGIWQKRTLFEQGARAPLIIRAAEGSTDTFWATGPCRRIVEFVDIYPTLTDLAGIAAPEHLAGRSLRPLLSDPECDWSGFAVTQVLRPADDRLAKPVMGCSIRTDRYRFTEWGEGEHGVELYDHHTDPGEFNNLAVDPDANSRRVIDRMRAELRKHASGRVPSTPFNPARL
- a CDS encoding S41 family peptidase; amino-acid sequence: MEILPTALSRHPRWCCRPGIVLGSWVLLNVVTLTSPLTTFAEEHGSVPAVTVPSGETAETIPAGSSSLNDSSARDRSLEAGLELEQAEQWGDAIDHYDAATRAFPDDRILYQRLLISRLHFDVIRRYDDRTYLQSVREMSTSQTLDLYSEILANLQTHYVDTIEWSRVLLHGTAALEVALTEPAFVDRVVDPDRRDRIEAFRQAIHHRIADRSTQSRFDLRATVNLVATMAHEELGISGTATALEYVSGAVSTLDTFTRLLSPGQLDEMFSTIEGNFVGLGVELKAGEDSLLILSVIPGGPAAEAGIIPGDRILAVGGNRTDEQEPNYVADLLRGPEGTAAALTILSADQTERQLSVTRRRVDVPCVENVHIVDSARHIGYFRLTNFQKSTPREVEQALWTLHRSGMRSLIMDLRDNPGGLLSAAVEVADRFLSDGRIVTTRGRNARENFDYAAHRPNTWDVPMAVLIDRNSASASEIFSGAIHDSERGAVIGETSYGKGSVQGIFRMQSGKFGLCLTTAKFYSPSGKAISRNGVEPNVVVPPTYIAARPDKDGRVTTELDDAVLQKAIEYLGGGGR
- a CDS encoding BBP7 family outer membrane beta-barrel protein translates to MNSQSRRMNAGPTAGALLAIALSSSLAMPVSVTAQVRTKLPDRATYNPAGPSTPPSQPMGASDEAQVAGVTDESIAASLRQSPLREADGKIEPVNLRPLPSMVPRGKARVLALADDRGSDPPAEPPQSATLRPASYVQPRKVQSSSNQIQTPAQRRVVGYDSQQHIRRTASPGPQTLIQHGQSEEWIEGGVIGSGSTQWAHDGNMGPIRMGNYSGCNACDGGGCNSCDSWGGDCNSCDGLGCDGCGQCRDFSNASLSFDPCRWFGSIELLLLFREGDSIPALVTTSPTGTTADTAGQLPGATILAGGEQAFKDLTAGGRLTIGTWLDDQRNRSLVFRGWTATEADLSFSAREGINAGPILAIPTTNAGAADAVLIAYPNSNENFGRFGSVNLSADSNVYGGDISVRQFLTGGLGTTFDVLYGYQYMGLDENLQLSTSSTKTQDQFPDQVGNNLSTFDQFEASNQFHGGQFGFAGAYREGCWSFDWLGKVGFGQIKRQAERHGRSVITTDTPPPAVNDTGLLVSDANTGSYSSSTFGWAPEFDLSVGWHKYPRFDVTFGYNIIAMTDAVRLSGIMDPTNTLDTPRSSVNYGTFMVQGIHFGIRHVW